The sequence below is a genomic window from Harmonia axyridis chromosome 1, icHarAxyr1.1, whole genome shotgun sequence.
TATCCCTAAAAATAGATATTGATTTCAGGttttgaaacaaatgaattattatGAACTACTAAGTTTCTATCTTTCATAAATTTACCGTATCGTTCAACGTTAAGATCTGTATGAACCGATTCAATTTTCAactgataataaataaataaattatacagATTCCCATAATGAAAATCACAAAAAGAAACATCGATCTAGAAAACACAAGGATTCAATCAGTGATAAACAAAATCACATTGGGCATCAATACatgtgaaaataaaaaaacctaTCATTACGTTCCTGATCGAATTTTTGAGAtttctgaattttcattttcttttcgttgaattgactgaattttttcaaatataatgagCTATATATTAACCAGTAACATTCCATTCATCTATCCACTATTCGTTCAAATGTTAGATTAAATcttaaattaattgaataaaattgtAGTTTTTTTTAAGCAATACTGATATTTCTGATGAAGTGAAATAGAATATTTATCACATTTTAAAACCAAAGTTATTTTACGTGACTTGAAATGAAGCAACAATTCCTCTCATAATGACAAGAACATCAAGGGGCGGAGCCAATTTCGGTATCCCGTCGTAAATAAATACGAAAAATAAAGGGAATTTCAAGTATTCAGTTTGAAACGTGCTAAAGGTGTAGTTTATATTATACTTTTAATCATGCCTCCTAAGAGTCCTAAGTCTAGTGGAAAAGCCGTGAAAAAGGCCGGCAAAGCCCAGAAAAACATCTCGAAGACCGACAAGAAGAAGAAGCGCAAGAGGAAGGAAAGTTATGCCATTTACATCTACAAGGTATTGAAACAAGTCCATCCAGATACCGGAATTTCCAGCAAGGCCATGAGCATCATGAACAGTTTTGTGAACGATATTTTTGAACGCATCGCTGCCGAAGCGAGCAGATTAGCCCATTACAACAAACGTTCCACAATTACCAGCAGGGAAATTCAGACGGCAGTGCGACTTCTCTTGCCCGGTGAGCTGGCCAAGCACGCAGTCAGTGAAGGTACTAAGGCAGTGACAAAATACACCAGTTCTAAGTGAAGAATTTTCATATCTACATACCAAacggttcttttcagaaccacTAATTTTTCAAACTTATAATATGATCTAATCTATTTTTATCTCTTCGTCTTTAATATTTTAATTACAGGGTggttcaaaattcagtatctaGATTACAggggcgtatttttcaggtcaaaataatacttatttttcaacaatcatgtaaaatttttttagttttttcttcattgctCTTTTAGTTTTAGGATATTaagattaaattttaaatataggtAACGTTTTAAAGTTAACATCATTCATTATGCAGAAAAGTTGTAATAAGCTAcaggaatatatttttctagGGACTTTCTCGCCTCATAAATTCTCTGTAGTACGCCGCTGGTGGATTTTTACATATGAAATTAAATCTATAtttggtttataatttttttttgtaatttttatctGCGATCATTATCGGAAAgagtgaaataatttttttgaattcgcaatatttaattgaatttttctttctatAGCTGATGTTTAAATTTAGTTACAGCAAGCAACTCTTTTTGAGTAGATAAAGTAACATTTTAACAGCAAGGGTAgatgaaaggtttttttttcgtACATATAACGCAAAAATACTGAACACTCCGCAAAAATCATAATGTAAaatttgttatacagggtgtttcctaaacatgcggcaaaaattcagggggttgttccttggactattttaagcatgttttgtccttggatgatttttgaaaaacctctttgtttcgaagatacagggcgaacaacatttttcatatttttaaaattaataatagcgcattttagtttggttgctcgtgagtttttaacattaacatacggagatcgctggattggaagaggtggacctcatttatggcctgctcgttctccggacttaaaccccttagattatttcctatgggaccatctaaaatcattagtttataccactccagtagaaaatgtggaagacttgcgaaatcggatcattgctgggtgtaacttaataagaaatgatcctggtgtttttgaaagggttcggcagtcaatgaggagaagattggatgcttgtatgctggctagaggtggtcattttcaacagtttttgtaggttgagttgaattttcatgtaatttttcataataaaatgttattatctgaaattttgtttcccctatatcttcgaaacaaataggtttttcaaaaatcatcaaaggacaaaatattcttagaatagtccaaggaacaaccccctgaatttttgccgcatgttaaggaaacaccctgtatatttgttgTCAAAGTCATATTCCCTTTAACGGAGCAAAACAATTGCGATTTTTGtgccaaaaatttcaattttcttataAATGTTATTTTTCACCTGAATTAGAAGTCATgccatagaaaaaatttttgaattgaacacGACAATCTTCTCGAATTTAATTAGCGTCTCGAGGCTAAAAGAAACTCTCAAAGATAAAgtacaaatttattttatatgtataataaataaaattccttAAATGTTAACTTAATAAGAAACCTAACGaatctatatttcaaatttgatctatttcaaaaactgaaagagctatgaagaataaTAAGATTTGAAAAGATTATCTTAGTCTTCACTGAACGAATATTATTTTCGTTTACAATATAAGGTAAGTTGATATTtcacaaataaaataattgtcTACCCAAATAAATATTTGCAGATATTGAGTGTTTTTCTAATCGTTCTCAAATTATGCACATGTTATATAAAAACAATTAGGAATATGCACGTGTGTTTGTATTCGTTGATTTTTTATCCTGAAAAGATTTCGATTGAATACAGTATTGTTTCGATATTAATAATTtgtcttgaaatatattttggtaTAACAAATGAACATACAAACGAGGAAGAGAGATTTGAATCAACTTGAAACATTATCAATCttccaattcaatttattttcttgattttttctcttcaaaatgctAGGAGCTAGGAGGACAAAGGTGGTACATACAGCAACCAATTTCTGTaccaaatttaattcaaatagtACTTAAGTATACTTTCCGAATAAAGCTTAGGAAAAACCAATGGAATTGGAACATTTTTAGAGACTAGGGaaaatgtaataaataaataattgtaaaaaattgcatTTTGTTGGATGCatggaataaaaaatgaattcaaaatagcgccagatgatattattttcaacttcaaaataTTGGAATAACAAAATGCCTTCCATTATATATTGCTCAACAACGTTAACAATTTTATCTTTTCTGACTGTTAAACTTTTAGTCTATTGACCCAATATTTACATGACCATTGATTGGGTTAATATTTTGAAcgaaaaaactcaaatatacagggtgttcctaaattggaggtacaaacgaaaatgctAGATTCCACAGAtccttttgagaaaaaaagtccttCAAATATGGGCCAGCAAACGCattgttttcaaaatacagggtttaaagtttgatatttttcaattttttctctcatagcacctttccttcacaagatattcaactcatttaaatttggcatagatattctaacTCAAAGTTTATATCATgtcatatgctaattttgaatgcgaaTCTACacggtgatattttttctgaaatagtgCCCACTTCTTGCCTCCAGAATTGttttggtggaccactagtAATACACTTCTTGGTTTCTTGTCGAATCTGCTACtgattcgagaaaaaaaaaacttgaacaattctctagtattCCCCAGGAAAATCCTAATTATTATAAAGAAGTTAGTAAGTTGtggtgaataaattaataattataaattttggtacttatttaccaagtatgtagcgaagatcaataaagacTCGATaaacacaaaaaagtaggactacaagaaacatcctgtaaGTATCTAGAAatcaaagcgtttgcggattcAAGAAGCACATTTTTTTgatcatccaaggaatctctcattttcctttgtacctccaatttacgAACAGCCTGTacataaaattacaaaatatcgtgcaataaaaattgtaattttcaaaattcacaccttgagaattttttgaCAGCCAATGTGGGTTTTATGACTACAATATCCATTTCACCGAAGCAAGTGTTGGTAAAGGTAATAAAATTCACGACCTAGGAGACGTATTTATTTTCGATCCAGAAAGCGTGCCGACAAAATGTGAAAAAGCATGATTCATCCATAGAAGATACTTGGAATAATTGCACTTCATTAATAAAATCTACTAGAAAGCGTACCTAATGAacgcattttgaaaataatttggagAAGATAAGATCATTACTACAAAGCAATTTTCAATaagattcaatttcaaaattcttctGGATCATTCTCAGAAAATATAGACTATGCATGAAAAAACTCAAATTTTAATCCTATAGGTAATAtcgtaaaaaatttttaaattagagCAGTTGATGGGTACCCAAAGTACACACTTCTAAACCATATATAAACATTTATGTACCTATATTTGAGACAATATAAGACAAACAAATATGTCACGTTTCATTTCGCCATCTTGTACGAAATTAAAATAAAGCAGGTATTGAAAAAGTATATAGGCTGTTCCTAAATAAGAGGTAAAAACGAAACTTCAGACATGGCCCATGGGCCaacaaacactttgttttcgagatgcagggtgttaaaatttgttttttttcgcCTAGCAAGATATACTTAAATTCAGCatggattatttcaaatttagcATAGATCTGCAAATTGAAAGTTTTTATCATgtgatttattaattttatatgcaaatctacaggaatatttttttctggaacagtgcccgattttttcctccagaacttttttttgtggACCACTGCTAGTTTAGAGAAATGTAAAACGAAACTTTGTTCCAATACGCtacaatttttgtagttttgtcgtatctgctatcgacttcgagaaaaaaaattcaaataattctccagtaatcctcagaaaaatgcaaattataataaagatccagttactaagctgtgatgaacaaattaattttaattttgctaATTACTTACATAATCTGTagagaagatcaataaagattcgataatctGGTATGTATAATCCTTACAAAAAAGTAAGACTCCAAGAACTCCTGTACataattcgaaaatgaagaGTT
It includes:
- the LOC123672910 gene encoding histone H2B-like, whose product is MPPKSPKSSGKAVKKAGKAQKNISKTDKKKKRKRKESYAIYIYKVLKQVHPDTGISSKAMSIMNSFVNDIFERIAAEASRLAHYNKRSTITSREIQTAVRLLLPGELAKHAVSEGTKAVTKYTSSK